The proteins below are encoded in one region of Helianthus annuus cultivar XRQ/B chromosome 2, HanXRQr2.0-SUNRISE, whole genome shotgun sequence:
- the LOC110927157 gene encoding uncharacterized protein LOC110927157 — MEDDNIDAPTWENMAQSPTLEPNVFQITSKCKIKLKYGGYFRLAKNSARKRYCFGYQKCIYIDTYSYNFDDLVEEVTNHYPPNRDLVYSIYFVDKYAIDQSVIKLDSHEKFEFMIRMYEVEKELVVYVTTNSNHETSSVNQRGQDEVGDEPHSEDESEYSLSDESYHSYYSSDDEVEEHNSQE, encoded by the exons ATGGAAGATGATAATATAGATGCACCAACATGGGAGAACATGGCTCAATCACCAACACTTGAGCCAAATGTTTTTCAAATAACATCCAAGTGTAAGATAAAATTAAAATATGGAGGCTACTTTCGATTAGCTAAGAACTCGGCTAGGAAACGGTATTGTTTTGGTTATCAAAAATGTATTTACATTGATACATACTCATACAACTTTGATGATTTAGTTGAAGAGGTTACAAATCATTATCCACCAAATAGGGATCTCGTTTACTCTATTTATTTCGTTGACAAGTATGCCATAGATCAATCTGTTATCAAGCTTGATTCTCATGAGAAATTTGAGTTTATGATTAGAATGTATGAAGTGGAAAAAGAACTTGTCGTTTATGTGACAACGAATAGTAATCATGAGACTTCTTCAGTTAATCAAAG GGGTCAAGATGAAGTGGGTGACGAACCACACAGTGAAGATGAATCAGAGTATTCATTAAGTGATGAAAGCTATCATAGTTATtatagtagtgatgatgaagttgAGGAACATAACTCCCAAGAGTAA